The sequence below is a genomic window from Ipomoea triloba cultivar NCNSP0323 chromosome 2, ASM357664v1.
ACTTAATTGTAAGCAGAGTGTTGCATGTAATCTGAAGTCGTTAATGTGAAAGTTGCAAGATTTTTGAGTTTCAAATTTGTGTTGCAGATGGCTGTGGCAATCAAGAAAATCCTGTATGCTGCTGATGAGAAAGAGTCTGCGCTAGAAGAAGCCAAGGAAATATTATACCAATCTGGAGAGGCCGATGAAGCTGAACTGGAGGAGGAGGATCACGAAGAAGAGTAAAAGAGAAAAGTCGAGATTGTGGGTGCTTGCCGATGAGGGTTAATAAGCCAGTTTAGTAATTCTTCCCCATTACTTTAAAATTTGTGAAACTCTTTTATCTTTCAGCTCTAGACGCCTTAACATCATGTATTATGTCTGGTAGCTCCATCGCGTTCTTGCAAATTTTCTGACATTGTAGCCTGAATTACTAGACTTGTGATGCACTGGAAATCTAATTTGCATCTGTGTAGTAAAAAGATTGCAGTAACAGAGTCTGAAAGGCGACCCCAACTTGTTCATAACTATGTGTAGTTCTCGATTTTTGAAGGTTTCCAACTAGGAAGGAATATATCTTGGGTGTTAGATTCTTGTGAATAAAAGAATAGGTATTGGAAAAACTCACATGAATTTGACAAAGGTGACTCTTATAATCTAAGATTAGGTTAAGGTCACTCAATTGGGTTAAAATGCACATAAATCAAATCACTAAAGGGTGTGTTtaaaaacccgaaaaatgatttagTGTTTGGTAAAGAGGAAAACTtaaaagtcaaaggaaaatcaTGTcttagtcaatggaaaatacaTCAAATCCCTCTCTACCTCACGCCTATTTGCTGACCACCTCTTCCTCATGCCCGGCTGGAAATCAGTTTGGTTGGCTGGTTTCCGAAACCAATCGACCAGACTAGTTTCTGAAGACTAGGTTGGAAACCAATCGGCCAATGTGATTTTGCAATGAGATTTtgctgtgatttttttttattttgatgtgAATTTGctaaaaattgttattataaatgttgttatatctaaacaacataattaaaatatttaattatacacttctacttttttttttttttaaaaaaaaatgaaccaaatacaccAAGACAGTTTcctagaatgcaaccaaacactagaaaagaaaaatgttttctaaaaaataactcaattttccagaagtcatttttttaCTTTCCAAACGGACATTAATTAGTTTAACTCATGatcttataaattcatattctcttatgttttttcaatgtgggactcttaagtCTTAAGAATGACAATCACTCTAAATTATGAATTAACCAAATCAATGTTGCTATTGCATATTGGTATCTAATCAAAACACCAAAGAACTAATTCACAAAGTTCCAACACAATATCAAAAGCAGAATTGTTTGAAAATGATTATGTACTATTTATGTGCAATGAATGTTTAATCCACTCAAAATCTGAGTGAAGGTGAGGACTTTGCAATGTTGCACACAGACAGTAAGTAGCATTTGACAGCCTGAAAATGCACAGAAAGCTGAAAGGCTCAAAAAAGAAATGACTGTTACTGAAAACATAGTTCACTATCTCAGTTAAAATGCAATCtctttacaatattacacatgTTTTCCTCTCAAGGTCCACAGCAGATGTGCATGTATTCCCACTTGAAAGACTCAGTATCTATAGTCGTCATCATAAAACGCATAATTGCTGTTCCTGTACTTCGATTCTCTTTCAGCCTGCAGAATGACAAGATAAAATGAGCTAAGGGAGAAAACGAGAGCAATTATTTTGACGGAAATTTAGGGATAGtaatttcaatccgccccgtGGATATCCACCCTGCATGGATCGGGATTTTATGCTTGGTAATGGGTGATGGGTCAGGTGTGggttttaaaatgttaaaactGTGGGTCAGGTTGGATGCGAGTTTTATATACAAAACCAGCCTAGAAACCCACCTGATCcatcatgtatatatgtatagtaaaataagtactagTATGTAGTTAATTCTAAAAGTTTCTATAACTTTtgttaactttttactatttttaattctaaactaataagtttatttaaaaaaaataacaatgtagttattatatttgaatatttctattatcttatgttttaatataacctgaattttattattttattatgtgtaagtaatttgaatattatttttaaaaaataataagataataagtGGTGGATACTTGTACTGAGTACCCGTACCCGCACCTGGTGAGGCGGGTGTGGGTTTTGAAAAAGTTTACCCGCTGCGGGTCGGGGGTGGGGGTAGAGAAAGTATAAGGTGGGTCAAGTGGTGAATGTAGCCCTCCTGAACCTACCCCCGACTAATTGCCATCCTTAGACAGCATGCACACACAATCCAATCGATAGTACTTTTCAAGAGTGTTTAATTTTCCTATAATTTAGATAACTAAAGAAGTAAACGTAAAaggataaatataattaaaatacccTGTGAATTATATCTTCAAATGCTTGGGTTCCATGTTCTTCAATGTATTTCTCCGCTGCAGTTAGAATGTCATCAGGTTTACTGAAAAAATCCTTCTTTCGGGGCACGTACCAGATGTTCACTACTTCTCCTTTAACAATGTATGGCCTAACATAGTGCTCGTAGACATATGCAGCACCGCTAAAGTAAGGTATGACCAACCAGCAGGTAGCAATCAGTTTCGCATATGACCAGATCGGGAACCTGTTATGCAGTTAATAAAATAGACGCTTATAATGTCAACTGTGCATAGAAGAGCAAGCCAACAAAAAAGTAAATATCTCAATGATTTTCTGTTGCTCATTGTGCATTTCCCACAAttagaatttgttttcttctaagTTTCATTATGAGGATTTTCCCACAGATTAGACCAGTTTAACTCTTTCTTCAACTTCCCCGGTtacttttttctcttcttcatctttgCCCCACACAGAATGCAGTAGAACATAAACAACAAACCCAAAAAATCTCTGGTTCTCAACCCTTTTAGTAATCGACCAATTAATCCTATGCAAGATACTAATCTCTAATTTATCTGAGTCATCCTATATCCATAGCTAATAAGCACCAATTGACAAGCACAACAACATATGGTGCTACTCACAACACAAATTCTCCAATGATAAGTGACAGAAAAGTTACCACTCAAGAACTTTGGCGAATGTAAGTTCGAAAAGCGTAATCATAGAGTACAGAACCCAGTAGGTAAGCCATTGCTGATCATCCACAGGATTTTTGGTCTCAATAGCCCTGATTGAAGCATATCTGTAGACAAAATTATGGCAGATTTCAAAACGCAGTCAAATCATGTTAGAATCAAGCGCAGATTTCCGAGAGGCAGGGTCTCAAAACCTGACTCTAATACTACTCGTTAGATCAAGCACCAAAGATTATAGCTAGTAGTGAAGGTGCAACTTATCAAGCACCAAAAACTATAGCCAGTAGtgaagacgcaactttattttcttatagacTCCGAGAgtagggtgctggacttggcccttcaccgaACTCCGCCCAACAAATCAAATGCTAGATTTCACATAACCAAAAATGAAATCTTTTCCTTCCTACTTGTATAAAGAAATCACAACTAACAAGTAAATTCAAAGAAACACAAAACTAGTTGGAAAATATAAACTACTTTGAGAATTGAGAGTAAGAACTAGAATGCCACTTACAGAGGATAAACCAGACTGACCACAGGCCTGCAATATCAAAGGTAAGGGAAGTAATCAGTAAACccaaatgaataaataaataaatcctttACTGTCGCAGTAATTTCTATGGCAAGTTTTacttcaaacaaaaaaatctaACTTTGTCCATGAAATTGTCAAATTCaataagaaatgaaaagggTAAATCAAGAATAATAGAGAGAAAGATAGATGGAGAGACCCACCCGGCAAGAACATCGAAGTTCTGAAAGAGGACTTTGATTAGGCTAACGATTCCTCCGGATCCCATTTCTAATCGTTGAAGAGGCAATGAGATTTCTTATCAGTGTTATGTGTTTCTGTGCGCTGAGATTTTGCAGTGCGAAAAAGACTGCTGAGGCGAATGATGGGCTTTTGGATCTTAAGAATCTGATGAGAGGTTTCTTGGCGTTCACTCAGTCCTCACAGAGAAGCAAAGTTTATGCTATTGCGAACCCCGTAAGAGACAAACGACTAGTGCGTACAAGGCAAATTCTGGTTAACGTTTCATTTTTGAGCCCCACGTCTCAACTCTCAACATTATTCTTGAAAAATGtaactccatatatatatatatagttaattccagcaatggtcctccgactacgttgattttccaaaattagtccccgacttttaatttggacaatttaggtcccttgactttcaaattctttccaatgttggtcatttcgtcaaattttgattaaattgaaatcaaatgaaggggtaaaattgttcgttcaaatgtttagtgtattattactcgtatttctcttgtcTTATAcactgtatatatgaatataatctcagtcgaagtctcaatcgaagccatataatctcagtcgatgtctcttcgactgatattatattcatatatatagcgtataagacagaagaaatacgagtatacaagtaaacgaacaattttaccccttcatttgacctcaatttaaccaaaatttgacgaaaggaccaacattggaaagaatttgaaagtcaagggatctaaattgtccaaattaaaagtcgatgactaattttgaaaaatcaacatagtcggaagaccattgctggaattaactctatatatatatatatatatatatatatatatatatatatatatatatatatatatatatNNNNNNNNNNNNNNNNNNNNNNNNNNNNNNNNNNNNNNNNNNNNNNNNNNNNNNNNNNNNNNNNNNNNNNNNNNNNNNNNNNNNNNNNNNNNNNNNNNNNNNNNNNNNNNNNNNNNNNNNNNNNNNNNNNNNNNNNNNNNNNNNNNNNNNNNNNNNNNNNNNNNNNNNNNNNNNNNNNNNNNNNNNNNNNNNNNNNNNNNNNNNNNNNNNNNNNNNNNNNNNNNNNNNNNNNNNNNNNNNNNNNNNNNNNNNNNNNNNNNNNNNNNNNNNNNNNNN
It includes:
- the LOC116007898 gene encoding HVA22-like protein a → MGSGGIVSLIKVLFQNFDVLAGPVVSLVYPLYASIRAIETKNPVDDQQWLTYWVLYSMITLFELTFAKVLEWFPIWSYAKLIATCWLVIPYFSGAAYVYEHYVRPYIVKGEVVNIWYVPRKKDFFSKPDDILTAAEKYIEEHGTQAFEDIIHRAERESKYRNSNYAFYDDDYRY